In Streptomyces chartreusis NRRL 3882, the following are encoded in one genomic region:
- a CDS encoding ABC transporter ATP-binding protein encodes MTTAPLTDRATTVAARATDLSKIYGQGETQVVALDRVSVDFRQAEFTAIMGPSGSGKSTLMHCVAGLDTFSSGSVRIGDTELGSLKDKQLTKLRRDKIGFIFQAFNLLPTLTALENITLPMDIAGRKPDRQWLDSVIRMVGLADRLGHRPSQLSGGQQQRVAVARALASRPEIIFGDEPTGNLDSRSGAEVLGFLRNSVRELGQTVVMVTHDPVAAAYADRVIFLADGRIVDEMYGPTAESVLDRMKAFDAKGRTS; translated from the coding sequence GTGACCACCGCACCGCTCACCGACCGGGCCACCACCGTGGCCGCGCGCGCCACGGATCTGTCGAAGATCTACGGACAGGGTGAGACCCAGGTGGTCGCCCTGGACCGGGTCTCCGTCGACTTCCGGCAGGCCGAGTTCACCGCCATCATGGGCCCCTCCGGCTCCGGCAAGTCGACCCTGATGCACTGCGTGGCCGGTCTCGACACCTTCTCCTCCGGGTCGGTGCGCATCGGCGACACCGAGCTCGGCTCCCTGAAGGACAAGCAGCTGACCAAGCTGCGCCGGGACAAGATCGGCTTCATCTTCCAGGCGTTCAACCTGCTGCCGACCCTGACGGCCCTGGAGAACATCACCCTCCCGATGGACATCGCGGGCCGCAAGCCGGACCGGCAGTGGCTCGACTCCGTCATCCGGATGGTCGGTCTGGCGGACCGGCTCGGCCACCGGCCCTCCCAGCTGTCGGGCGGTCAGCAGCAGCGCGTCGCCGTGGCACGGGCGCTGGCCTCCCGGCCCGAGATCATCTTCGGGGACGAGCCCACCGGAAACCTCGACTCGCGCTCGGGCGCCGAGGTGCTGGGCTTCCTGCGCAACTCCGTGCGCGAACTGGGCCAGACCGTGGTCATGGTGACCCACGACCCGGTGGCCGCGGCCTACGCGGACCGGGTGATCTTCCTCGCGGACGGCCGGATCGTCGACGAGATGTACGGGCCGACGGCCGAGTCGGTCCTGGACCGCATGAAGGCGTTCGACGCCAAGGGCCGCACCAGCTGA
- a CDS encoding 4-hydroxybenzoate 3-monooxygenase, with amino-acid sequence MRTTVGIIGAGPAGLLLARLLHNAGIDSVVLESRDRAYVERRQRAGILEQGTADVLRAAGAGQRMDREGLRHDGIELRFDRRRHRVDFPALTGGRSVMVYAQTEVCKDLIALQLAEGGPLLFEAEALAVEDAATDAPRVRFRHQGREDVLECEYVVGCDGFWGVARKAIPAELTQVFERTYPFGWLGILADVPPSHNELVYARHDRGFALLSMRSPSVSRLYLQVPDGTDAGAWSDEEIWDELERRFETADDWRLERGPITQKSVTPMRSYVHEPMRHGRLFLAGDAAHIVPPTGAKGLNLAVGDVVTFARALTHRKATGSPELLDAYSETCLRRIWQAERFSYDMTTLLHRAPGTTGFEDRLQLARLDRIASSRAAETDLAEGYTGFPFG; translated from the coding sequence ATGCGCACCACCGTCGGCATCATCGGAGCGGGCCCCGCCGGCCTCCTCCTCGCCCGGCTGCTCCACAACGCCGGCATCGACTCGGTCGTCCTGGAGAGCCGCGACCGCGCCTATGTCGAACGGCGGCAGCGCGCCGGGATCCTGGAGCAGGGCACCGCGGACGTGCTGCGCGCGGCCGGTGCCGGGCAGCGCATGGACCGCGAGGGGCTGCGCCACGACGGCATCGAACTGCGCTTCGACCGCCGGCGCCACCGCGTCGACTTCCCCGCCCTCACCGGCGGACGCTCCGTGATGGTCTACGCCCAGACCGAGGTCTGCAAGGACCTCATCGCCCTCCAGCTCGCCGAGGGCGGTCCGCTGCTGTTCGAGGCGGAGGCGCTGGCCGTGGAGGACGCCGCCACCGACGCCCCGCGCGTCCGCTTCCGGCACCAGGGCCGCGAGGACGTCCTGGAGTGCGAGTACGTCGTCGGCTGCGACGGCTTCTGGGGTGTGGCCCGCAAGGCGATCCCGGCCGAACTGACCCAGGTCTTCGAACGGACGTACCCCTTCGGCTGGCTCGGCATCCTCGCCGACGTGCCGCCCTCGCACAACGAGCTCGTCTACGCCCGCCACGACCGCGGCTTCGCCCTGCTCTCCATGCGCTCGCCGTCGGTCTCCCGCCTCTACCTCCAGGTGCCCGACGGCACCGACGCCGGGGCGTGGAGCGACGAGGAGATCTGGGACGAGCTGGAGCGCCGCTTCGAGACCGCCGACGACTGGCGCCTGGAGCGCGGCCCGATCACCCAGAAGTCGGTCACGCCCATGCGCTCCTACGTCCACGAGCCCATGCGCCACGGCCGCCTCTTCCTCGCGGGCGACGCGGCGCACATCGTGCCGCCCACCGGCGCGAAGGGGCTGAATCTCGCCGTCGGTGACGTCGTGACGTTCGCCCGGGCCCTGACCCACCGGAAGGCGACGGGCTCACCGGAGCTGCTCGACGCCTACTCGGAGACCTGCCTGCGCCGGATCTGGCAGGCCGAACGGTTCTCCTACGACATGACGACCCTCCTGCACCGCGCCCCCGGCACGACCGGCTTCGAGGACCGGCTCCAGCTCGCCCGGCTGGACCGGATCGCCTCCTCCCGCGCGGCCGAGACCGATCTGGCGGAGGGGTACACGGGCTTCCCGTTCGGGTGA
- a CDS encoding Bax inhibitor-1/YccA family membrane protein: MRSRNPVFSRRGFSRDNGYAGFNTAPQAGGPAVATQGNPYAQPTGNPYAQNPYAQNPYAQQDLQYGAPPQAPATTGRMTIDDVVLRTASTLGVLIVTAALSWALLPVDDANISRSYGIGIGAALIGMVLAFVQSFKQKASPALILTYAAFEGVFLGVVSNIVDNRIADGAAMQAVIGTMAVFAGVLIAYKAGWIRVNRRFYGFVMAAALGFILLMTVNLLFAVFGGGDGLGFRSGALGVVFGVIGIILGACFLALDFKQVEDGVAYGAPREEAWLAAFGLTLTLVWIYMEFLRLISILNSND; encoded by the coding sequence ATGAGGAGCAGAAACCCGGTCTTCTCGCGACGGGGGTTCAGCCGCGACAACGGCTACGCGGGCTTCAACACCGCGCCGCAGGCCGGGGGTCCCGCTGTCGCCACCCAGGGCAACCCGTACGCGCAGCCGACGGGCAACCCCTACGCGCAGAACCCGTACGCGCAGAACCCTTACGCCCAGCAGGACCTGCAGTACGGCGCGCCGCCGCAGGCCCCGGCCACCACCGGCCGGATGACCATCGACGACGTCGTCCTGCGCACGGCGAGCACGCTCGGTGTGCTCATCGTCACCGCGGCGCTCTCCTGGGCCCTGCTGCCGGTCGACGACGCCAACATCAGCCGTAGCTACGGCATCGGCATCGGCGCCGCGCTGATCGGCATGGTCCTGGCGTTCGTGCAGTCCTTCAAGCAAAAGGCCTCGCCCGCGCTGATCCTCACGTATGCCGCCTTCGAGGGTGTCTTCCTCGGCGTCGTGTCCAACATCGTCGACAACCGCATCGCCGACGGCGCGGCCATGCAGGCCGTGATCGGCACGATGGCGGTCTTCGCCGGTGTGCTGATCGCCTACAAGGCCGGCTGGATCCGTGTGAACCGCCGCTTCTACGGCTTCGTGATGGCGGCCGCGCTCGGCTTCATCCTGCTGATGACCGTGAACCTGCTGTTCGCGGTGTTCGGCGGCGGTGACGGCCTCGGCTTCCGCAGTGGTGCCCTCGGTGTCGTCTTCGGCGTCATCGGCATCATCCTCGGTGCCTGCTTCCTCGCCCTGGACTTCAAGCAGGTCGAGGACGGCGTCGCCTACGGCGCCCCGCGCGAGGAGGCGTGGCTCGCGGCCTTCGGCCTGACGCTGACGCTGGTGTGGATCTACATGGAGTTCCTGAGGCTCATCTCGATCCTCAACAGCAACGACTAG
- a CDS encoding DUF4287 domain-containing protein has translation MSQVFSEETHRNMLARIPHCTGREISDWLRTVEEGPALFRFEEKVSWLRHEHNLAYGHAKAIVHEYDLRRAARKLL, from the coding sequence ATGTCCCAAGTCTTCTCCGAAGAGACCCATCGCAACATGCTCGCCCGCATCCCCCACTGCACCGGTCGTGAGATCTCCGACTGGTTGCGCACCGTCGAAGAAGGCCCGGCACTCTTCCGTTTCGAGGAAAAGGTCAGCTGGCTCCGGCACGAACACAACCTGGCGTACGGCCACGCCAAGGCGATCGTCCATGAGTACGACCTGAGGAGGGCCGCGCGCAAACTGCTCTAG
- a CDS encoding acetyl-CoA C-acetyltransferase, which yields MPEAVIVSAARSPIGRAVKGSLKDLRPDDLTATIVQAALAKVPELDPKDIDDLMLGCGLPGGEQGHNLGRIVAVQMGMDHLPGCTITRYCSSSLQTSRMALHAIKAGEGDVFISAGVEMVSRYANGSSDMPGTHNPLFAEAEARTEATAQSEGSTWHDPREDGLLPDPYIAMGQTAENLARAKGVTRQDMDEFGVRSQNLAEEAIKNGFWEREITPVTLPDGTVVAKDDGPRAGVTLEGVQGLKPVFRPDGMVTAGNCCPLNDGAAALVIMSDTKARELGLTPLARIVSTGVSGLSPEIMGLGPVEASNQALKRAGLTIDDIDLVEINEAFAAQVIPSYRDLGIPLEKLNVNGGAIAVGHPFGMTGARITTTLINSLQFHDKQFGLETMCVGGGQGMAMVIERLS from the coding sequence ATGCCCGAAGCCGTGATCGTCTCAGCCGCCCGCTCCCCCATCGGCCGCGCCGTCAAGGGCTCCCTCAAGGACCTCCGCCCGGACGACCTGACCGCCACGATCGTCCAGGCCGCCCTGGCCAAGGTCCCCGAGCTGGACCCGAAGGACATCGACGACCTGATGCTCGGCTGCGGCCTGCCCGGCGGCGAGCAGGGCCACAACCTCGGCCGCATCGTCGCCGTGCAGATGGGGATGGACCACCTGCCGGGCTGCACCATCACCCGGTACTGCTCCTCCTCCCTCCAGACCTCCCGCATGGCCCTGCACGCCATCAAGGCGGGCGAGGGCGACGTCTTCATCTCGGCCGGCGTCGAGATGGTCTCCCGCTACGCCAACGGCAGCTCGGACATGCCCGGCACGCACAACCCGCTCTTCGCCGAGGCCGAGGCCCGCACCGAAGCGACCGCCCAGTCCGAGGGCTCCACCTGGCACGACCCGCGCGAGGACGGCCTGCTGCCCGACCCGTACATCGCGATGGGCCAGACCGCCGAGAACCTCGCCCGCGCCAAGGGCGTCACCCGCCAGGACATGGACGAGTTCGGCGTCCGCTCGCAGAACCTCGCCGAGGAGGCCATCAAGAACGGCTTCTGGGAGCGCGAGATCACCCCGGTGACCCTCCCCGACGGCACGGTCGTCGCCAAGGACGACGGCCCCCGGGCCGGCGTCACCCTGGAGGGCGTCCAGGGCCTCAAGCCGGTCTTCCGCCCCGACGGCATGGTCACGGCCGGCAACTGCTGCCCGCTGAACGACGGCGCCGCCGCGCTCGTGATCATGTCCGACACCAAGGCCCGCGAGCTGGGCCTCACCCCGCTCGCCCGCATCGTGTCGACCGGCGTCTCCGGCCTCTCGCCCGAGATCATGGGCCTCGGCCCGGTCGAGGCGAGCAACCAGGCCCTGAAGCGGGCCGGGCTGACCATCGACGACATCGACCTGGTCGAGATCAACGAGGCCTTCGCCGCCCAGGTGATCCCCTCCTACCGCGACCTGGGCATCCCGCTGGAGAAGCTGAACGTCAACGGCGGCGCCATCGCCGTCGGCCACCCCTTCGGCATGACCGGCGCCCGCATCACCACCACGCTCATCAACTCCCTCCAGTTCCACGACAAGCAGTTCGGCCTGGAGACGATGTGCGTCGGTGGCGGCCAGGGCATGGCCATGGTCATCGAGCGCCTCAGCTGA
- a CDS encoding SGNH/GDSL hydrolase family protein: protein MTSMSRARVARRIAAGAAYGGGGIGLAGAAAVGLVLAEVQLARRRVGNGTSPHVPNADGLYGRTYTGPADAPLRLTMLGDSTAAGQGVHRAGQTPGALLASGLAALAERPVELRTVATPGARSDDLDRQVALVLSDPGPVPDICVIMVGANDVTHRMPPTRSVRHLSSAVRRLRTAGSEVVVGTCPDLGTIEPVQQPLRWLARRASRQLAAAQTIGVVEQGGRTVSLGDLLGPEFAANPRELFGPDNYHPSAEGYATAAMAVLPTVCASLGLWPAEEERPDASRREGFLPVARAAAEAASEAGTEVTAAMPSGPRGPWALLKRRRRRRVPEQEPTPATPSS from the coding sequence ATGACGAGCATGTCGAGGGCGCGGGTGGCCCGGCGGATCGCGGCGGGCGCGGCGTACGGCGGTGGCGGGATCGGGCTGGCCGGGGCGGCCGCCGTGGGGCTGGTGCTGGCGGAGGTGCAGCTGGCGCGGCGCCGGGTGGGCAACGGCACGTCACCGCACGTGCCGAACGCGGACGGACTGTACGGCCGAACGTACACCGGCCCCGCCGACGCACCGCTGCGGCTGACGATGCTGGGCGACTCCACGGCCGCCGGCCAGGGCGTGCACCGGGCGGGGCAGACCCCGGGCGCGCTGCTGGCCTCGGGGCTCGCGGCCCTGGCGGAACGCCCGGTGGAGCTGCGCACGGTGGCCACGCCCGGGGCCCGCTCGGACGACCTGGACCGCCAGGTGGCCCTGGTGCTGTCCGACCCCGGCCCAGTGCCTGACATCTGCGTGATCATGGTCGGCGCGAACGACGTCACCCACCGCATGCCCCCGACCCGCTCGGTCCGCCACCTGTCCTCGGCGGTACGGCGGCTGCGCACCGCCGGCTCGGAGGTGGTGGTCGGCACCTGCCCCGACCTGGGCACCATCGAGCCGGTCCAGCAGCCCTTGCGGTGGCTGGCCCGACGGGCCTCCCGTCAGCTGGCGGCCGCCCAGACGATCGGAGTCGTCGAACAGGGCGGCCGCACCGTGTCCCTGGGCGACCTGCTCGGCCCCGAGTTCGCCGCGAACCCGCGCGAGCTGTTCGGCCCGGACAACTACCACCCCTCCGCCGAGGGCTACGCGACGGCGGCGATGGCCGTCCTGCCGACCGTCTGCGCCTCCCTGGGCCTGTGGCCGGCCGAGGAGGAGCGCCCGGACGCCTCCCGCCGCGAGGGCTTCCTGCCGGTGGCCCGGGCGGCGGCGGAGGCCGCGTCGGAGGCGGGTACGGAGGTCACGGCCGCCATGCCGAGCGGTCCGAGGGGACCGTGGGCGCTGCTGAAGCGCCGGCGGCGCAGGCGGGTACCCGAGCAGGAGCCGACCCCTGCCACGCCGTCGAGCTGA
- a CDS encoding cystathionine beta-synthase — protein sequence MQFHDSMISLVGNTPLVRLNSVTKGIRATVLAKVEYFNPGGSVKDRIALRMIEAAEESGALKPGGTIVEPTSGNTGVGLAIVAQQKGYKCIFVCPDKVSTDKINVLRAYGAEVVVCPTAVDPEHPDSYYNVSDRLVRETPGAWKPDQYSNPNNPLSHYHSTGPELWEQTEGKITHFVAGVGTGGTISGTGRYLKEISDGKVKVVGADPEGSVYSGGSGRPYLVEGVGEDFWPTAYDRTVADEIVAVSDKDSFQMTRRLAKEEGLLVGGSCGMAVVAALEVAERLGPDDVVVVLLPDSGRGYLSKIFNDEWMADYGFLEDSGPSARVGDVLNDKEGDRMPSLVHMHPEETVGQAIDVLREYGVSQMPVVKPGAGHPDVMAAEVVGSVVERELLDALFSKSASLDDPLEKHMSGPLPQVGSGEPVADLMAVLGKADAAIVLVEGKPTGVVSRQDLLSFLARSAK from the coding sequence GTGCAGTTCCACGACTCGATGATCAGTCTCGTCGGCAACACCCCGCTGGTGAGGCTCAACAGCGTGACCAAGGGCATCAGGGCGACCGTCCTGGCCAAGGTGGAGTACTTCAACCCCGGCGGGTCCGTGAAGGACCGCATCGCCCTGCGCATGATCGAGGCGGCCGAGGAGAGCGGCGCGCTCAAGCCGGGCGGCACGATCGTCGAGCCGACCAGCGGGAACACCGGCGTGGGTCTCGCCATCGTGGCGCAGCAGAAGGGGTACAAGTGCATCTTCGTGTGCCCCGACAAGGTGAGCACCGACAAGATCAACGTGCTGCGCGCGTACGGCGCCGAGGTGGTCGTGTGCCCGACCGCCGTGGACCCCGAGCACCCGGACTCCTACTACAACGTCTCCGACCGGCTGGTCCGTGAGACGCCCGGCGCCTGGAAGCCCGACCAGTACTCCAACCCGAACAACCCCCTCTCCCACTACCACTCCACCGGCCCCGAGCTGTGGGAGCAGACGGAGGGGAAGATCACCCACTTCGTGGCGGGCGTGGGCACCGGCGGCACCATCTCCGGGACCGGCCGCTACCTGAAGGAGATCAGCGACGGCAAGGTGAAGGTCGTCGGCGCCGACCCCGAGGGGTCCGTCTACTCCGGCGGGTCCGGTCGGCCGTACCTCGTGGAGGGCGTCGGTGAGGACTTCTGGCCCACCGCCTACGACCGGACCGTCGCGGACGAGATCGTCGCCGTGTCCGACAAGGACTCCTTCCAGATGACCCGCCGCCTGGCCAAGGAGGAGGGCCTGCTGGTGGGCGGCTCCTGCGGCATGGCGGTCGTCGCCGCGCTGGAGGTCGCCGAGCGGCTCGGCCCGGACGACGTCGTCGTGGTCCTGCTGCCGGACAGCGGCCGCGGCTACCTCAGCAAGATCTTCAACGACGAGTGGATGGCCGACTACGGCTTCCTGGAGGACTCGGGCCCCAGCGCCCGCGTCGGCGACGTCCTGAACGACAAGGAGGGCGACCGCATGCCCTCCCTCGTCCACATGCACCCGGAGGAGACGGTCGGCCAGGCCATCGACGTGCTGCGCGAGTACGGCGTCTCGCAGATGCCGGTCGTCAAGCCGGGCGCGGGCCACCCCGACGTGATGGCCGCCGAGGTCGTCGGCTCGGTCGTGGAACGCGAGCTGCTGGACGCGCTGTTCAGCAAGAGCGCCTCGCTCGACGACCCGCTGGAGAAGCACATGTCCGGCCCGCTGCCCCAGGTCGGCTCCGGCGAACCCGTCGCCGACCTGATGGCCGTCCTCGGCAAGGCGGACGCGGCGATCGTCCTCGTCGAGGGCAAGCCGACCGGTGTGGTCAGCCGGCAGGACCTGCTGTCCTTCCTCGCCCGGTCCGCGAAGTGA
- a CDS encoding helix-turn-helix transcriptional regulator, which translates to MDGELGDFLRSRRARIQPEEVGLASYGRRRVPGLRREEVAQLAGVSVDYYIRLEQGRGPSVSDAVLDAVARVLRLDEAEQEYLRAVARPPRRTEGAPAASRESAARPTVSASRVRPGVQLILDGLDRNPAYVLDHRMDVLAWNALGDAVVGFSDRAPADRNLPRRVFLDPTARDLYPDWPAIASQTVAHLRLKAGHHPDDAAMGRLVGELSAASEDFRRLWADHLVKPCDHGVKQIRHPVAGLLNLPYETLTIPAAPDQTVVAYTPEPGSETAERLALLGSWVTSRAG; encoded by the coding sequence ATGGACGGAGAACTGGGAGACTTCCTGCGCTCGCGCCGCGCCCGTATCCAGCCGGAGGAGGTGGGGCTGGCCTCGTACGGCCGCCGCCGGGTCCCGGGTCTGCGTCGTGAGGAGGTGGCGCAGCTGGCCGGGGTGAGCGTCGACTACTACATCCGCCTCGAGCAGGGCAGGGGACCGAGCGTGTCGGACGCCGTGCTGGACGCCGTCGCGCGGGTGCTGCGGCTCGACGAGGCGGAGCAGGAGTATCTGCGGGCGGTCGCCCGGCCGCCTCGGCGGACCGAGGGCGCTCCGGCCGCGTCCCGCGAATCCGCGGCCCGGCCAACCGTGTCCGCGTCCCGCGTGCGCCCGGGTGTCCAGCTGATCCTGGACGGCTTGGACCGCAACCCGGCGTACGTGCTGGACCACCGCATGGACGTCCTCGCCTGGAACGCCCTCGGCGACGCCGTGGTCGGCTTCAGCGACAGGGCCCCCGCCGACCGCAACCTGCCCCGCCGTGTCTTCCTCGACCCCACCGCCCGCGACCTCTACCCCGACTGGCCGGCGATCGCCTCCCAGACGGTCGCCCACCTCCGTCTGAAAGCGGGGCACCACCCGGACGACGCGGCGATGGGCCGGCTCGTCGGGGAACTCTCCGCCGCCAGCGAAGACTTCCGCCGCCTGTGGGCCGACCACCTGGTCAAGCCCTGCGACCACGGGGTGAAGCAGATCCGGCATCCGGTCGCGGGCCTGCTGAACCTCCCGTACGAGACCCTCACGATCCCGGCCGCACCGGACCAGACGGTCGTGGCGTACACGCCCGAGCCGGGCTCCGAGACGGCGGAGCGGCTCGCGCTGCTGGGGAGTTGGGTGACGAGCCGGGCCGGCTGA
- a CDS encoding SDR family oxidoreductase — MPYENLAGRTAVVTGAASGIGEAVAVLLAAQGARVALLARREERLAAIAGKIRADGGQALAVVADVTDEASVAGACDRIHTEYGPVDLVVNAAGVMLPHPVDARRGDEWQRMLDTNVTGVLRMIGAFTADLVGAAQDGRTADIVNISSIAAHVSFPNYAVYGATKAAVTHLSESLRGEFGPRDVRVTNIEPGFVESELRTHIADAELSRQVEGMLAEVGALSAEELADLVAYVTSRPRRVNLRQIVALPTRQV, encoded by the coding sequence ATGCCGTACGAGAACCTGGCCGGCCGCACCGCCGTCGTCACCGGAGCCGCGAGCGGCATCGGCGAGGCCGTCGCCGTGCTGCTGGCAGCCCAGGGGGCGCGGGTGGCGCTGCTGGCCCGGCGTGAGGAACGGCTCGCGGCGATCGCCGGGAAGATCCGCGCCGACGGCGGGCAGGCCCTGGCCGTCGTCGCGGACGTCACCGACGAGGCGTCCGTGGCCGGCGCCTGCGACCGGATCCACACGGAGTACGGGCCCGTCGACCTGGTCGTCAACGCCGCCGGCGTCATGCTGCCGCACCCCGTCGACGCCCGGCGCGGCGACGAGTGGCAGCGGATGCTCGACACCAACGTCACAGGCGTGCTGCGGATGATCGGCGCCTTCACCGCCGACCTGGTGGGCGCCGCCCAGGACGGCCGTACCGCCGACATCGTGAACATCTCGTCCATCGCCGCGCACGTCAGCTTCCCGAACTACGCGGTGTACGGCGCCACCAAGGCGGCCGTCACCCATCTGTCGGAGTCCCTGCGCGGCGAGTTCGGGCCGCGGGACGTCCGGGTCACCAACATCGAGCCCGGGTTCGTCGAGAGCGAGCTGCGCACGCACATCGCCGACGCGGAACTCTCCCGGCAGGTGGAGGGCATGCTGGCCGAGGTGGGCGCGCTGTCCGCCGAGGAGCTCGCCGACCTGGTCGCCTACGTGACGAGCCGCCCGCGCCGGGTCAACCTGCGGCAGATCGTCGCGCTGCCGACCCGGCAGGTCTGA
- a CDS encoding MurR/RpiR family transcriptional regulator, protein MSVTDSPAARLQALFEGHRLTPTQRRIAHSMVRRAADVPFLSSVELAELAGVSQPSVTRFAVALGFDGYPALRRHLREVAPAETAADAGSSNEYQQAVEAEIENLRHLAEALADPGPVQRAGRLLAASRPLPVLGLRAAAAQAHGFAYFAAKVHPDVRLLNEGGTMLHDRIDAAVRAGATALLCFALPRHPREVVDTLDYARQAGLTVVTVADSAFAPVAKVSDLLLPAAVGTGLAFDTACAPMLLGRVLLEAMCDDLPQAQSRLEEFDVKAAARGLFVD, encoded by the coding sequence ATGAGCGTGACCGACAGCCCTGCCGCGCGGTTGCAGGCTCTCTTCGAGGGCCACCGGCTGACGCCGACCCAGCGGCGCATCGCGCACAGCATGGTGCGGCGCGCCGCCGACGTGCCCTTCCTGTCGAGCGTGGAGCTCGCCGAGCTGGCCGGGGTCAGCCAGCCGTCCGTGACCCGCTTCGCCGTCGCCCTCGGCTTCGACGGCTACCCGGCCCTGCGCCGCCACCTGCGCGAGGTCGCCCCCGCCGAAACCGCCGCGGACGCCGGGTCCTCCAACGAGTACCAGCAGGCCGTCGAGGCCGAGATCGAGAACCTGCGGCACCTGGCGGAGGCCCTGGCCGACCCCGGGCCCGTGCAGCGCGCGGGGCGCCTCCTCGCCGCCTCCCGGCCGCTCCCCGTCCTCGGGCTGCGGGCGGCAGCCGCCCAGGCGCACGGCTTCGCCTACTTCGCCGCCAAGGTCCACCCCGACGTGCGGCTCCTCAACGAGGGCGGCACGATGCTCCACGACCGCATCGACGCCGCCGTCCGGGCCGGTGCGACCGCACTGCTGTGCTTCGCGCTGCCCCGGCATCCCCGCGAGGTCGTCGACACCCTCGACTACGCCAGACAGGCCGGGCTGACCGTCGTCACGGTCGCCGACTCCGCCTTCGCACCGGTGGCCAAGGTGTCCGACCTGCTGCTCCCCGCCGCCGTCGGCACCGGCCTCGCCTTCGACACGGCCTGCGCCCCGATGCTGCTCGGCCGGGTCCTGCTGGAGGCGATGTGCGACGACCTGCCCCAGGCCCAGTCCCGCCTGGAGGAGTTCGACGTGAAGGCCGCGGCGCGGGGGCTGTTCGTCGACTGA